A stretch of the Salmo salar chromosome ssa20, Ssal_v3.1, whole genome shotgun sequence genome encodes the following:
- the ttc36 gene encoding tetratricopeptide repeat protein 36 isoform X1, giving the protein MASAHDRAVLQAIFNPTCPSGDVPGLNQEEELIDDDSGFEVGLLQQVKDLEMEGVTAAEAGDLPTALERFSQAIDTLPQRASGYNNRAQTRRLQEDTEGALEDLELIFICGFCIPPGALEDLERAIALSGGVGRTACQALVQRGLLLRLACQDDKAREDFERAAVLGSEFARQQVVVLNPYAALCNRMLTEVINKLRNPEVSETQ; this is encoded by the exons ATGGCTTCAGCCCATGACAGAGCTGTACTTCAGGCTATCTTTAACCCCACCTGCCCGTCTGGAGACGTCCCTGGATTAAACCAAGAGGAGGAACTGATAGATGATG ACAGTGGCTTTGAGGTGGGGCTGCTACAGCAGGTCAAAGACCTGGAGATGGAGGGGGTCACAGCAGCAGAGGCTGGGGATCTACCCACAGCCCTGGAACGGTTCAGCCAGGCCATAGACACACTGCCGCAGAGAGCTTCTGGCTATAACAACAGGGCCCAGACCAGACGACTCCAGGAGGACACAGAAG GAGCCCTAGAGGACCTGGAGCTTATCTTTATCTGTGGGTTCTGTATTCCCCCAGGAGCCCTAGAGGACCTGGAGCGTGCCATTGCTCTGAGTGGGGGTGTAGGGCGTACAGCGTGTCAGGCTCTGGTCCAGAGAGGCCTGCTGCTGAGGCTGGCCTGCCAGGATGATAAGGCCCGGGAGGACTTCGAGAGGGCAGCCGTCCTGGGCAGTGAGTTCGCCCGGCAACAGGTAGTGGTTCTGAACCCATACGCTGCCCTCTGCAACCGCATGCTGACAGAGGTCATCAACAAGCTACGCAACCCGGAGGTGTCAGAGACACAGTAG
- the ttc36 gene encoding tetratricopeptide repeat protein 36 isoform X2: MASAHDRAVLQAIFNPTCPSGDVPGLNQEEELIDDDSGFEVGLLQQVKDLEMEGVTAAEAGDLPTALERFSQAIDTLPQRASGYNNRAQTRRLQEDTEGALEDLERAIALSGGVGRTACQALVQRGLLLRLACQDDKAREDFERAAVLGSEFARQQVVVLNPYAALCNRMLTEVINKLRNPEVSETQ, encoded by the exons ATGGCTTCAGCCCATGACAGAGCTGTACTTCAGGCTATCTTTAACCCCACCTGCCCGTCTGGAGACGTCCCTGGATTAAACCAAGAGGAGGAACTGATAGATGATG ACAGTGGCTTTGAGGTGGGGCTGCTACAGCAGGTCAAAGACCTGGAGATGGAGGGGGTCACAGCAGCAGAGGCTGGGGATCTACCCACAGCCCTGGAACGGTTCAGCCAGGCCATAGACACACTGCCGCAGAGAGCTTCTGGCTATAACAACAGGGCCCAGACCAGACGACTCCAGGAGGACACAGAAG GAGCCCTAGAGGACCTGGAGCGTGCCATTGCTCTGAGTGGGGGTGTAGGGCGTACAGCGTGTCAGGCTCTGGTCCAGAGAGGCCTGCTGCTGAGGCTGGCCTGCCAGGATGATAAGGCCCGGGAGGACTTCGAGAGGGCAGCCGTCCTGGGCAGTGAGTTCGCCCGGCAACAGGTAGTGGTTCTGAACCCATACGCTGCCCTCTGCAACCGCATGCTGACAGAGGTCATCAACAAGCTACGCAACCCGGAGGTGTCAGAGACACAGTAG